Part of the Vigna unguiculata cultivar IT97K-499-35 chromosome 3, ASM411807v1, whole genome shotgun sequence genome, tatttgtcttttttttaggAACGGAGCATGCAAAAGAGTGTTGTTCTTGTTTATGCAGAGAGTTAAACAATAAGAGCGTATTGTTCTTCATGCTTGTAGGGACTATGGGCAGCAGAACATTCATAATGGAAATACCAAAGTTAGGATCTATATTATGAACGCAATTTGTTACGCTGTAGCAGAAAAGACACTAACCCATCTCAACATAGACATATCTTGAATGAGTATTCTATTATTCTTGTATATGGTTGGTGTAGGGTATTTAGTTTCACCCATACTTACatataaatgtgtttttgtgcgattatttaacttattttcttttgaattttagttaaattgtcATTCGtacagtaatatatatatatatatatataaaactatatttataaaaggATTATAGTATTCCAAATGCTCTGttagtatatttattaattgctgataaaaataaaacttggaATTAGACTGTTAtcggaaaaatattttataacttgcttaaatcaaattaatctGGATACAATATAATATGTATGTAATCATGTTACATTAACGGCTAACGAGAACTTttctatttatgaaaatatcaccatatttaatatatttaataatcaatattgCTTATATACAtaatactcatttttttttattatatcataatcaATCATTCATCATCGATcgtttttctctctctcaatATACATTCCGAGAGCGTACAATAATCATTTTCCTTACTAATATATATAGGGTTGTATGAATGCATAAGAAGAGAATTTAATAAGAGTAAAACAgcaataattgaataaaaataagttaacgAAAAAGAGTAAAACAACGAGGAAGCAACTACGTATGCTTGCTTATAAATCTTTGGTGGACTTACCAGATGTGGCAAAAAAAGGAAATGGCTCTTAACCTCTGTCTCTCTCTGTCCTTTCTCATCAGTGTTCTCTTTCTGTTTAAGCTGGCAAGAAGGTCCAAATCCAAACCCAAAACGAATCTGAATCTGCCTCCATTTCCCCCAAAGCTACCGTTCATAGGAAATCTGCATCAGTTTGGCACACTGCCACATCGAGCTCTTCGAGATCTCTCTCTCAAATACGGTGATATAATGATGTTGCAGTTGGGACAGATGCAAACTCCAACCCTTGTGGTTTCGTCTGCAGATGTGGCCATGGAAATAACGAAAAGTCACGACCTAGCCTTTTCGGACCGACCCCAAAACACTGCTGCAAATATCCTATTCTATGGATGCACAGACTTTGCCTTTGAACTCTATGGAGAAAACTGgagacagaaaagaaaaatatccgTGGTTGAATTTCTGAGCTCGAAAAGGGTGCAATCATTTAAAGCTATCAGGGAAGAAGAAGTTGCGCAGTTGGTGAAGAAGCTACGTGAAGCTAGCAGGAGCGATGAAAAGGTTGTGAATCTAAGTGAGATGATTGTGTCAACATCGAATAATATTGCGTGTAAATGTGCTCTTGGGAGGAAGTTTGCAGGAGATGGTTACAGCAGAGTGAAAGAGTTAGCAAGGGAAGTTATGATTCATCTCACAGCTTTTACTGTCAGAGATTACTTCCCTTGGCTGGGTTGGGTTGATGTTGTTACTGGAAAAATTCAGAAATACAAGGCCACTGCTGAAGCATTGGATGGTTTATTTGATGAGGTAATTGCAGAAAATTTGAGAGAGAAAAGGGAAGGTCAACAACACTTCAAAAACAAAGTCTTCTTGGACGTCCTCCTCCAACTTCAAGAAGATAACACGCACAGCTTCCACCTCACCAAAAAGGACATCAAGGCAATTTTAACGGTATCGTTTAATGCTGATATTTCACGCTCacaaatcattttctaaaactatcattttttaattcaaaaaataatttatggcaacttttctttatttaaaatccattttcatgcattttttttgttattgaaaaaCCATCAAATGATTCCCGgttatcaaatatatatatatatatatatatatatatatatatatatatatatgagtacCTTCGTTTGGGCAATTCCTTTTAAAAATAGAGTACGTAAGATTTGAATTCCTTTTAAAAGATATGTTTCttgttttattcctttttagttgagatttttgtttttagttcttgttgagatttttgtttttagctCTTAAAGGTAAATTTGAATTGTCAAAATCTAACAATAAATTACGAAATGATAAGGACAGAAAACAAActactatattttatttcatttggtGTTGGAGAGTGacatatcattataaaaaaaattctcaattaaaaataaaaaaaaagttattttagtgactaatttagatactaatttataaaattaagattgttttaataaaatagtggTTATTATAAATGGTCACCAAATTcgttactaattaattagagaccaattctgAAACTAAATCattttggtagctaaaacctatgtagttaatttttagtgatcaattttctttggtagtcaaaaccaagataactaattttaaatatcaatttagtgaccaattataattttttattcataatagtgactattttattaatcaataatttttaattttgtaaattagtatctaaatttgttattataattaataattattactggtcactaaaattgatcaccATTTAGAAGTTTTTTTGTGTGTATGATCTTATTCTACTATTTTGACTTtcattcttttgaattttttaatttaaattattattatttttatgctaaatttcttttttacaacGTGTGATTTTCATATAGCATCatgtaacaaatatttattatttcaatttttaatttataatgttaagtctcttttaaaatgaattgcgtaaaaattaaataatattctaacaaaTACTTAACATAATGCAATAACTACTTGTGTACATATGATTGAAATATTAATtagtaaacaaaaataagaatgataaaaaaagtgtattaaaatataaggaaTTATAACTaaagaaattgaataataaGGGATAGAAATTAGATGAAGAAActtataatttatgaaatagAAGATAAATTACTTTGATATActtattgaatatttttgtttaatcaaatacactttaaataatataataacatatattagtattttaaatccAAAAAGTAAAGGATTAAGATAACTGGTTGTTAAATAATGgtgtatattttattgttttttttaaagatctAATATTTCTTCTTGTAATAGGAATTGAGATGCCTACTGATCCGTGGAGCTTATATTATAAGGTTCAATAATTTCATTAAgtaaattagtttttcttaagaaaagatgaaaataattcaattcttttttaccgttgatattttttttctaacacaGTCCTAGAGGAACATTTGGTAGAATACTgttatatattatctttaaatttgtCATTCTAATCGCTGAGAAATAGAATGTAAAGTATGTTTCTGAAGTTATTacaatattaaaaggttttactTTACAGTTGACAACATTTTATTCTTCCTTGAGAAATGAAAGATCTCACGAAAATTTAACTTGTATTTATTAGGACATGTTTGTGGGAGGCACCGACACAACTTCATCGGCGATACAATGGACTATGTCTGAGCTTGTAAGAAATCCAAACGTAATGAAAAAAGTACAAGAAGAAGTGAGAAAAGTTGTAGGTCATAAATTGAATGTAGAAGAAAGTGAtat contains:
- the LOC114178211 gene encoding cytochrome P450 71A1-like isoform X2, coding for MWQKKEMALNLCLSLSFLISVLFLFKLARRSKSKPKTNLNLPPFPPKLPFIGNLHQFGTLPHRALRDLSLKYGDIMMLQLGQMQTPTLVVSSADVAMEITKSHDLAFSDRPQNTAANILFYGCTDFAFELYGENWRQKRKISVVEFLSSKRVQSFKAIREEEVAQLVKKLREASRSDEKVVNLSEMIVSTSNNIACKCALGRKFAGDGYSRVKELAREVMIHLTAFTVRDYFPWLGWVDVVTGKIQKYKATAEALDGLFDEVIAENLREKREGQQHFKNKVFLDVLLQLQEDNTHSFHLTKKDIKAILTDMFVGGTDTTSSAIQWTMSELVRNPNVMKKVQEEVRKVVGHKLNVEESDIKKMNYLKCVIKESLRIHPPTPLLAPRVTVSAVKLKGYDIPAKTTVYINSWAMQRDPKFWESPEEFMPERFENIEVDFKGQEDFQFLPFGFGRRGCPGIHFANASMEYMLANLLYWFDWKLPQNQTQDIDMTEMFGLVVSKKVPLHVIPTTFSF